CTACAGCAACACCTGCATTCTCCTTCACATTACCCTGTTTATTCAGTGCAGCAGACTTCCcaaaaatgttctcccaaatCCTATTTACTTATGGGTTTTCATGCTCCCTGGCTGCCTCCTCCATCAGACTGTGAGCTCTGAGAGACTGGAAACTCCATCTGGCTTGTTTGCCTTTGCTTCTCCCACCCCTCTGAGAGGACCTGCCATATTGAAGGTGCTTAACTAAGGAATCTGtggagtggatgaatgaatgtatCACAGCATCTTGGGGTTTGGGAGACCTTTAGGCACCCCTAGGTGGAAGCCTAAGTGCTCTCCAAGCCCCCTGCCCAGCAGGGGAAGTTATGACAGTGGTACAAATGAAACAGGCTGGTGCGATGGACATCAGTGGAGGTGGGGGGTGCAAGTGGGGGAaggcagtcagggaaggcttcctagaggaggtggCATATAGCTGAGATCTGCAAGGTGAGGAGGAGCCAgtcatacacacagacacagggaggatattccaggcagagggaatggcaCTTGCAAAAGTCCTGGGGCTTGGTGTGTTTggaaaacagaacaacaaaagcCAGCATATAGATGGAGTGGGGTTAGTGAGAGACTGTCAGAAGCTGAAGCCCCAGGGTCAGCAGGAGCCAATAGTGCAGGGCCTTGGGGCCAAGGGGAGGAGCTGGGATTCTATTCCAGTTGCACCAGGGAGGAGCCGTAGGAGACTGTATGCATgggaggacttttttttttttttgagacggagtcttgctttgtcgaccaggctagagtgcgatgggGCACAGTCTagactccgcctcctgggttcaagcgattctcccgcctcagcctcccgagtagctgggactacaggtgcatgctagtttttgtatttttagtagagacagggtttcaccatgttggccagactggtctcaaacccctgacctcacgatctgcccacctcggcctcccaaagtgctgggattataggcgtgagccaccacacctggccgggactGGTGGTTTTAAATGTTTCCTGTGGCTACTGGCTGCAGAAGGGGCTTTCCGGGCTACTGGTGGAGatggaaaggaggaggaagtgaggtggggatgggggaCAGTGTCAAGGTGGGAGGGATGAAAATGAGAGCCCAGGTGTGGAAAGAAACATGGATATTTGGtctgcacagtggctcacacctgtaatcccagtgctttgggaggatgaggcaagaggattgcttgaggccaggactttgagaccagcgtgggcaacacagcaagaccgtgtctccacaaaaaattaaaaaattagccaggcatggtggcgcatgcctgtagtcagctactctggaggctgaggtgggaggattgctggagcctgggaggtcgaggctgcagtaagccatgattgcaccactgcactccagcctgagtgacagagcaagaccctgtcaaaaacaacaaaaatttggagagacggggtctcactacactgcccaggctggtctcaaactcctggcctcaagcaatcctcctgcctcagcctcccaaagcactgggattataggtgtgagctatcacacctggccccacatttttgtagagatagttaTTTCATAACCTCTGAAAATCAGATAAAATTCACATTTCCatgtttataaataaagctaTATTAGAAGCCAGGCACGCTCATTGGTTGACGTGTGATCTCTGGCATCCCCTACAACAGCAGAGCTAAGTAATTGAGACAGATGGTACAGCCTGCAAAGctgaaatatttactctctgacTGTTTGTAAGGGAAGTTTGCCaggccaggcgtgttggctcatgcctgtaatcccagcactttgggaggccgaggtgggtggatcacctgagatcaggagttcaagactaccggggccaacatagtgaaaccatgtctctactaaaaatacaaaaattagccaggcgtggtggtgtacttgtagtcccagctactcgggaggcaggagaatcgcttgaacccaggaggtggaggttgcagtgagctgagattgcaccactgcactccagactgggcgacacagtgaaactccatctcaaaaaaaaaaaaaaaaaaaaaaagaagaagaagaacaagttTGCCAGCCCCTGGGGGAGATAGTGAAGCCATTTACTGAGATAAGAAAGACAGGGCATGGGATCCGGTTTGGGGGTTCACACGGGGACGTTTCTCAGCCCCAGGGTGTCTGGGTGGAACCCAGGCTCCAATTTCTGGGACAGATGCAGTACTTTGGTGGGCGAGCTGCCCCAAGCCTCACCCAGTCTTGTTTTCAGGCCTCCCCAAAGCCAGTCCTGCGTCACCAATCAAAGGAAAGGAAGCCGTCATCAGAGATGAACAGAGTAACCACCGAGGAAGCCACTTCCTCCTGCCCCCCAAAAACCCCTCTTGGAGAGACCCGCCAGAAACTCTGGAGGAGCCTCAAAATGCTCCCCCAGAGAGGCCAGAGGGTCCGGCAGCAGCTGAAAAGCCACCTCGTCACTGTGAGCCTGCCGTCACTCTTAGATGTCCGGAGATCCACGGTGATCTCAGGCCCTGGGACCGGAAAAGGCAGCGAAGATCACTCAGGGGATCCCACTTCGGGGGACAGAGTCCACATGGATCCCTGTGTGGTCACATCTCTCAAAAGCCCCTCACAGCCCCAGGCACCAAAAGACAGAAAGATCCCCACCAGGAAGGCCGAGAGGTCGGCCAGCTACAGTGAGGTGACCCCGGGGGACAGGAGTTGGCACCAAATGGTAATGAGAGCTCTGTCCTCCCAGGAGTCCACACCAGAACACCAGGGCTTGGCAGAGCCTGAGAACGACCAGCTCCCGGAGGAGTACCAACAACCGCCACCGTTTGCCCCTGGGTACTGCTAGAGAACAGGTCCACCCTGGCTCTGTCCTCTTGCTACCGGGGGCTGCCACACTCCTGAATGTCCTAACGTTTCTTCCATGGCGCCACACCATGGCATCCGGGAGTCTTTGGGAACCCGGGAAATGGAACAAAGATGTTTTTGGGGTCTGTTCCTGCAGTCACCCGTGGGGCGAGCTGGTTATTTTAGCAATAATCATCAGAGTGACGCTGATGGTTCGGGGCGCCTCCTGTGCATCAGCGCCCGTGCCAGACCCTCTATTCATTATTTGACGCCTGAGAGCAAGCCCCTCAGGTAGCGTCACCCTCCATGTTTTGAAGAAGAGACTGAGGTTCCGAGAGGATAAGAGGCGTGACCAAGGCCACAGAGCTATGGCGGTCAGCACCAGGATTTGAAGCCAGGTGAATCCGAGCCCTTTTCCCACAGCATCTGTTTGTTCCGTTGTCTAAAAGCAcacttctggccgggcacagtggctcatgcctgtagtcccagcactttgaggggccaaggcaggcagattgcttgaggccaggagttcgagaccagcctggccaacatggtgaaaccccgtctatattaaaacattcaaaaattacctggacatgatggcacatgcctataatcccagctacttgggagcctgaggcaggagaatcgcttgaacccaggaggcagaggttgcagtgagccaagatcgcatcactgcagtgcagcctggatgacagggtgagactccatctcaaaaaataaataaataaataaaaatgaaatacaaaaaataaaagcacgcTGCGGGGTCTCTCACCAACCGGAGCTGCGTCCAGGCTCAACTCCGAGTGTGTCCCCAGTGGCAcccgtggtggttcatgctttcCTCCTGGGGTTTTCATACAGATGAAGGAGACGAGATGTGTTGAGGGCTTGGTGTGCAGTAGGTGCTTGGACATCATCAGTGTTGGTTTCAGGAGAAGCACATGAGCCTCTTACCTTTAAAAAGGGAAGAggcaaccaggtgtggtggctcacacctgtaatcccagcactttgggaggccgaggcgggcagaacacaaggtcaggagatcgagaccatcctggctaacacagtgaaaccccgtctctactaaaaatacaaaaaattagccaggcgtggtggcgggcgcctgtagtcccagctactcaggaggctaaggcaggagaatagcatgaactcgggaggcggagcttgcagtgagccaagattgcaccactgcactccagcctgggtgacagaacgaagactccgtctcaaaaaaaaaaaaaaaagggaagaggcagccatgtgtggtggctcatgcctgtaatcccagcacttcaagaggctgaggtgggagtatcgctcaagcccaggatttcaagaacaggctgggcaacatggcaaggcctcatatctacaaaaattcaaaaaattagccaagtgtagtggcacacgcctgtagtcccagctatttgggaggctgagacgggaggatcatccgagcccaggagttcaaggctgcagtgagtcgtgatcaccCCACTTCAACGTGAGCAAcagacagagaccttgtctcaaaaaagaaaaaaaaattggccgggtgcagtggctcatgcctgtaatcccagcactttgagaggccaaggcaggtggatcacctgaggtcaggagttcaagaccagcctggccaacatggtgaaaccccatctctactaaaaactacagaaattaggcaggtgtggtggctcacgcctgtaatcccagctactaaggaggctgaggcaggagaatagcttgaacctgggaggcagaggttgcagtgagccaagaccaagccactgcactccagcctgggtgacagagcaagactctatctcaaaaaaaaaaaaaaaaaaaggctggggacGGAGGAGGCGTCACAGGGCCATGATGGTGGAGGGAATCCTAGGTTGTGgggctgtgtgacctttggcaagtgTATACATCTCTGGGCCTACTTTCTTACTTGGAAAATGAGAAGAGCAGTCCCTCTTCAGGATGAACCAGCAGAATGCATGTAAAACCTGGGGCTTTGGTGCACAgtaggtgtttttctttttttttctttttcttttttcttttttttttttttttttgagacagagtcttagtctgtcgcccaggctgaagtgcagtggtttgatctcggttcactgcaacctctgcctcctggttcaatcgattctcctgcctcagcctcctgagtagttgggactacaggcatgcactaccacatccagttaatttttgtatttttggtagagacagggtttcaccatgctgcccaggctggtctcaaatcccggGCTCAGGGgctctgcccatctcagcctcccaaagtgctgggattacaggcatgagccactgtgcctggctccatttttttttttttttttttttttgcagagtctcgctctattgcccaggctggagtgcagtagcacgatctccaATCACTACAACTtccctctcctgggctcaagcgatccttccacctcagcctcccaaatagctgggactacaggcgtgcaccaccacacccagctaatgtttgtatttttgctagagacgggacttcaccatgttgccaaggctggtctcgaattcctgggctcagacaatctgcccgcctcggcctccccaaatgctggggttacaggcttgagccaccgtgcccggtccagCAGCTGCTTAATTTATTAGGGGTTTAGGATGGGAGTGAGCTCTCTAGACATGACATACCGTACAATGGAGGTGTCTGGGAAGGTCCCCAGGGGCTGGTCTTGGTTGCAGGAGTAACTACTCCTTGGACTGACTGGGGCATAGATGGAGGCCCTGGGGCAACCTGAGGTGGAGGGGGTGTGGGGTTCCCCAAATGTACAAGGTTCAGACATCTGGGATCCGGTATGAGGTGTACCTGAGTTCAAGCCCGACCCTGCAAATGACTTGTGGGGTGGCCTTAAGCAAGTCACTCTGCTGCCTCCAAATGAGGGCGTGATCCTCAGCCAACCCTGCAGGGATGTCATGGGGGGGTCAAAATCACGTTAGGGGACAGATGGATCATAAACTGTAAAGTGCAGTAGCCACCTCAGTGAATGACATTCCCATCCCTCCCAATCAGAGGTCTTCTCTTGGCAGCTCTAATGAATCAGCCCGGGAGTAAAAGTTTCAGTCCCTTTGATGACTCAGGGCAGTCAAGGGTGAGGTTTGGCTTTCGGGGTGGGAACCCTGGGGTAGGACAGCATGGGCCCGATCTCCCCACCTCATCCCCACCACGGACACCCATAACAAAGCATGTCCAGCCTTCACAGTGAGGATGATCTAGGAGTCACCCCTTCCTTGCACAAACAGGGAGATCGTGGCTCAGAGAGGGTGTGGCCAtactcagggtcacacagcaaagTCAAAGATAAGATTCTAGACTGCCTCCCTCCCGTCTTCCAGTTTTAAGGTGGAAAAATGTGTCCTCCCAGCAGGTGTGACTCAGCGACTTGTGTTTATTCTTAGAAACCAGAGTCCACAGTGGGTGAGGGGTCACCCCGCTCTCCTATAGCCCGGCTTCTCTGTGGTGCCATCAGATTCGGATGTGGAAGGTGCTGTGTGTAGAGAGAAAAAGAGTCAATGCCTTCAAGGAGTGGACAacctcttttcctcctccccctcaaCACGCTCACGGCAATTCCCTGGGACAGGCAGGAAGGATGCCGTGTGGACCTCTCCAACAACCCTAGGCCGGGGGACCCCCACAGGGGTTGAGAGCACGtgcctttactttttaaattttttgttgttgtttttgagacggggtctcgctctgttgcccaggctggagtgcagtggtgtgatctcggctcactgcaacctctgcctcctggattcaagtgattctcgtgcctcagcctcccgggtagctgggattataggaacatgccaccatgcccagttactttttctattttcagtagagacggggtttcaccatgttggccaggctggtcttgaactcctgatctcaagtgatctgcccacctcggcctcccaaagtgttgggattacaggtgtgagccactgtgcccagccttttttctttttctttttttattttcctttttttaaaaattttcttttggggtggtgggtggggagatagtctcactgtgtcacccaggctggagtacagtggtgtgatctcggctcactgccacctccaatgcccagggttcaagcgattcttctgcctcagcctcccaagtagctgggattataggcgcccgccaccatgcctggctaatttttgtatttttagtagagacggggtttcaccacgttcgccaggctggcctcaaactcctgacgtcaggtgatccgcccgttttggcctcccaaagtgctggaattacatgagtcaccatgcctggccttttaaaaattttttgagacaggatctcactctgtctcccaggctggagtgcagcgcctcaatcactgctcactgcagcctccacctccttgggctcaggcgattctcccacgtcagcctcccgagtagttgggaccacaggcgtgcaccaccattgacagctaatttttgttgttgtttctttgtagagatggggtttcaccatgttgtccaggctggtcttaaactcctgtactcaagcgatccacccaccttagcctcccaaagtgctaggattacaggcatgaaccaccacaccctgccataTGATATAAagtttcaaatagctaaaaggaggatactgaatgttctcaacgcaaagaaataatacacatttgagatggtggatatgctaatGACCCTGATCTGTTCAtcatacattatatgtattgaagCCATTATTGGCCTGGCgcagtgactcacccctgtaatctcaggactttgggaggccaaggcaggaggatcagttgaggccaggagtttgagaacgacctgggcaacaaagcaagaccttgtctccacaaaaaaaaaaaaaaaggtttttaattagctaggcatggtggtgtgtgcctgtagtcccagctactccagaggctgagttgggaggattgctcttgagcccaagaggtagaggctgcagtgagctgtgattgtgccactgcactccagcctgggcaacagagtgagaccctatctcaacatTTTCAGCACCGTCTCAGGTtatagataaaaacaaaaacaggccgatcatgatggctcacacctgtaatctcagcactttgggaggccgaggtgggcagatcgcctgaggtcaggagttcaagatcagcctggccaacatggcgaaaccccatctctactaaaaaacacaagaattaaccgggctggtggtgggcgcctgtaatcccagatactcaggaggctgaggcagggagaattgcttgaacctgggaggtggaggttgctgtgagccaagatagcgccactgtactccatcctgggtgacagagcgagactctgtctcaaaaaaaaaaaaattaattaattaattaattaaataaacaaaattagccaggcacagtggcacgtacctgtagtaccagctacttttttttttttttttttgagacagagtcttgctcaagctggagtacagtggcgcaatcttggctcactgcaacctccacctcccaggtttgggttgaagtgattctcctgcctcagccacccaagtagctgggactagaggtgtgcccCAGCatgcccaggctaatttttgtatttttagtagagactactgcctcagcctcctaaaatgctgggattacaggtgtgagccactgggctcggccctgtagtcccagctacttgggaagctgaggtgggaggatctcttgagcctaggagttggaatctgcagtgagccaactgcaccatgcactgcagtctgggtcacagagggagaccctgtctcaaaacaaacaggccgggcaaggtggctcatgtttgtactCCCAGCAGTCCgggaggccagagtgggtggatcacttgaggtcaggtgttcaagaccagcctggccaatatgacaaaaccctgtctctactaaaaatacaaaaattagctgggtgtggtgtcacatgcctgtaatcccagctactcgggaggccgaggcaggagaatcacttgaaccccggaggcggaggttgcagtgagctgagatcgcaccactgcactctagcctgggcaacagagcaagactccatctcaaaacaaacaaaacaaacaaaaaggaac
The sequence above is a segment of the Macaca nemestrina isolate mMacNem1 chromosome 20, mMacNem.hap1, whole genome shotgun sequence genome. Coding sequences within it:
- the LOC105493628 gene encoding hematopoietic SH2 domain-containing protein isoform X4, which codes for MAQLQSHPRAQSSCCHFMVKLLDDGTFIIPGEKVAHTSLDALVTFHQQNPIEPRRELLTQPCRQKDPANVDYEDLFLYSNAVAEAAACPVSAPEEASPKPVLRHQSKERKPSSEMNRVTTEEATSSCPPKTPLGETRQKLWRSLKMLPQRGQRVRQQLKSHLVTVSLPSLLDVRRSTVISGPGTGKGSEDHSGDPTSGDRVHMDPCVVTSLKSPSQPQAPKDRKIPTRKAERSASYSEVTPGDRSWHQMVMRALSSQESTPEHQGLAEPENDQLPEEYQQPPPFAPGYC
- the LOC105493628 gene encoding hematopoietic SH2 domain-containing protein isoform X1, whose product is MFYLRSAFVLLCYKWGKLRHSEVSNLLGVAWLVSEEACMGTWGSPAVAVTLPAQGLGGGLGAGMRGSRMSQPPQCLRRAQSSCCHFMVKLLDDGTFIIPGEKVAHTSLDALVTFHQQNPIEPRRELLTQPCRQKDPANVDYEDLFLYSNAVAEAAACPVSAPEEASPKPVLRHQSKERKPSSEMNRVTTEEATSSCPPKTPLGETRQKLWRSLKMLPQRGQRVRQQLKSHLVTVSLPSLLDVRRSTVISGPGTGKGSEDHSGDPTSGDRVHMDPCVVTSLKSPSQPQAPKDRKIPTRKAERSASYSEVTPGDRSWHQMVMRALSSQESTPEHQGLAEPENDQLPEEYQQPPPFAPGYC
- the LOC105493628 gene encoding hematopoietic SH2 domain-containing protein isoform X2 gives rise to the protein MTEARKPPPLLPPRLDWFVHTQVGQLAQDGVPEWFHGAISREDAEDLLESQPLGSFLIRVSHSHVGYTLSYKAQSSCCHFMVKLLDDGTFIIPGEKVAHTSLDALVTFHQQNPIEPRRELLTQPCRQKDPANVDYEDLFLYSNAVAEAAACPVSAPEEASPKPVLRHQSKERKPSSEMNRVTTEEATSSCPPKTPLGETRQKLWRSLKMLPQRGQRVRQQLKSHLVTVSLPSLLDVRRSTVISGPGTGKGSEDHSGDPTSGDRVHMDPCVVTSLKSPSQPQAPKDRKIPTRKAERSASYSEVTPGDRSWHQMVMRALSSQESTPEHQGLAEPENDQLPEEYQQPPPFAPGYC
- the LOC105493628 gene encoding hematopoietic SH2 domain-containing protein isoform X3; this translates as MTEARKPPPLLPPRLDWDAEDLLESQPLGSFLIRVSHSHVGYTLSYKAQSSCCHFMVKLLDDGTFIIPGEKVAHTSLDALVTFHQQNPIEPRRELLTQPCRQKDPANVDYEDLFLYSNAVAEAAACPVSAPEEASPKPVLRHQSKERKPSSEMNRVTTEEATSSCPPKTPLGETRQKLWRSLKMLPQRGQRVRQQLKSHLVTVSLPSLLDVRRSTVISGPGTGKGSEDHSGDPTSGDRVHMDPCVVTSLKSPSQPQAPKDRKIPTRKAERSASYSEVTPGDRSWHQMVMRALSSQESTPEHQGLAEPENDQLPEEYQQPPPFAPGYC